From the genome of Streptomyces sp. JH34:
GGAGATCCGTGTAGGTCAGGTCCTGCAGTTCGTGGACGAGCGCCAGGAATCCGAACGCCGCGGCGGAGATGGGGACACCGAGGGCCGCCACCATGATCAGAAGTACCGCGTACCCCCGGGTGCGGACGACCGCGAGTGGATCCGGGGTCCTGGCGTCGGGTGCTCCGGCCGAATCGGACGCCATGGCCATGGTCTCCTCGTTGTCGGGTCCCGCCGGGGCGCCTGCCGGCCGCCGGGGTCCACACGGTGATACCACGACGTCCGGTTATGTCTGTGAAGTACCCGCTGTGCGCGAGTGACGAATCCGATCCGTTCAGTCCCCGCCCCGTTCGGCTGCCGGAAGCCGGCCCGCGGCCACCGCGTCGACCAGCGCCCGGTGATCCCTCTCGTTCTGGTCGGCGTACCGCTCGGCGAACTCCTCCAGCGCGCGGTCGAACACATCGCCGTGGCCCAGGTAGGCGGCGATGGCGATGCGGTCGCCGGACCGCGCGTGCGCACGGGCCAGCGTCGTCCCGCACAGCTCCCCGAACGCGGCCATGCCGCGCGGCACCATCTGCTCCGGTTCGGCGATGCCCTTCCAGTCGCGGAGCTGCCGGACGTAGAAGTCCCGGCGTTTCCCGTCGAACCCGTCCACCCGCTCCCAGCCCAGGAAGATGTCGCCCGCCGCCTGCATCAGACGCTGGCCCGCCACCACGCGCTCGCCCTGGTTCCGGTACGCGCTCGCCCCCGCGTGGGGCGCCAGGACCGAGGTGTCCGCCTCCTTGGCCTGGAGGAAGAGCGGATCCTCACCGTCCCTGCCCAGCAGGAGGAGGATCCAGCAGCGGGTCCCGACGCTCCCCACGCCCACGACCTTGCGGGCCATGTCCACGGGCCGGAAGTCCGCGAGCAGGGCACGCCGGTCGGACGGGAGGCTGCGGGCGTATCCCCGGATGAGCTTGCGGAACCGGCTCTCGGTCACGCGCCGTTCGTCATCGGTAAGCAGGTCCGCGAGCGGCACGACCAGAGGCGGGTCGGGGGCGATGCGGAGACGCCCGCCGGCAACCTCGGTGAGTTTGGCGAACGCCTGCAGACTGTCCCGGGTACGGGCCTTCGCCGTCGCGCCGGCGACTCGCCTGCGGCCCGCCGCCGCCAGCTTGCCGGCGGCCATGGCCCTGAGGCGGTCCTCGTCGACCTTCGTGTACCAGACATCGAGATTGCGCATCTCCGCGAACCTGATCATCGACTCCCGGTACGACCGCACGGTGGCCCGGACGACGCGGGACCGCTCCTTGTCCGAGAAGCCGTTCGCGCGGCCCGCGATCACGAGGCTCGCCGCCAGCCGCTTGACGTCCCACTCCCAGGGGCCCGGCAGCGTCTCGTCGAAGTCGTTGATGTCGAACAGGAGGTGGCGCTCGGGAGAGGCGAGCAGCCTGAAGTTCAGCAGGTGGGCGTCACCGCACAGCTGGGCCCTGATCCCGGAGGCCGGCGTCCCCGCGAGGTCGGCGGCCATGATCGCCGCGGCGCCCCGGTAGAAGCGGAAGGGTGATTCCGTCATCCGCCCGTACCGGATCGGGACGAGCTCCTGCACCCTGGCCGCGGACTGGGCTTCCAGGAGGGCCAGCGGATCGGGGCGGCCTGCCGGCGGATCGTACGCGTGGTGGCTGGACCTGGGTACCCGTCGTCGAGCCGCCTTGCCGAGCGCGGCCCGTTCCCTGGGCGTCGCGCCCGGTACGGCGCGGAGCGGCGAGGTGCGTTCCTGGGGCATGGCGGCCCTCCTGACTGCGTGCGGGACCTGTCGGCGGCCCCTGCTTCCCATCATCCCGGCCCGGACCCGTTCCGGCCGCTCGGCCCGGGCCCGTGCCCTTCTTCCGGCGAGGCCGGGGCCGGATTCAGGCCTGTCCGCGACTCCGGGCCGCCTGTCCACGGCCCACGCGCCGCCAGATCGCCCGCTGCGACCTCAGCGCGAGGGCTCCCACCACGATCAGCACGGCGATGTTGACCAGGAGCTGGATGAGGGAGCCCCATGCCTCGGACCAGCTGCCGAAGGCGGTGGAGACGCTGATGGCCGCGGCCGCCGGGATCGTCGTCACCGAGATGAAGACCCCGAGCAGGGAGCTCGTGCGGGCCTCGGTGAGGGACACGATGCCGACGACGGCGGCCAGGGCCGCGACGGCGAAGGAGAAGAAGTTGGGTGTGTTGATCAGGTCGGAGACGGGGCGCAGCCCTTGTTTGAAGGCCCGCGACTCGAAGCCGAACCCTCGGATCAGCAGGCTGAAGAGGAACGTGACCGTGATGGTCAGCAGGAAACCCTTGAACAGCGCGTTCAGCCCACGGCGGGCCATGGCGCCGTCGCGCCTGTCGATACCGAGCGCCACGGCGACGATCGCCCCGTACTCGGGGCCGACGACCATCGCGCCGACGATGAGGATCTGGGAGTTGGTGACGATGCCGACCGAGCCGATCAGTCCCGCGATGACCAGGTAGAGGTAGAAGCTCGGCGCGTACCTCCCCCCTGACCGGATGCGTGCCTCCACCTGCTCCCAGACCGGTGCGCCGGTGAGCGCCCCGAGCCGTCGGCCTGCGGCCTCCGACACGCGCCCCGGGAACGCCATGTCGACCGGCTCGATGACGAGCGACCCGCCGACGTCGACCCGCAGGTCCCGCAGCCCGCGCAGCACCTCGTTGGCGGCTCCCGTCAGCACGTCGCATGCCACGAAGTCGCCGTCGGGATGGCGTGCGGCGCCCCGCCGCACCATCAGGTTCAGGACGTACGGGTCGGCGGAGAGGAACTCCTCGACCCGCTCGGTGAGGTCCGGCGGGCTGACGGCGCGGACATGGATCAAGTCCACACGCCACCTCCGCGGGACCGGGGGAGCGGTCGGTGGACGCTCGCAGGGGCGGGGCTTTCGTGGGGGTATGGCGTATACCGGACGGTCATGGACCGATACCCTCCCACAGCGGCGCACGGTCCGGTGGGCGACCTGCGGACGCGGCACGGTCGTCCGCACACGGCTCACGGCCGCGCCCTCGGTGCCGTGTCGGACCGGCTTGAGAGGATCCGTACGTGGAATCCCCCGAGCCTCCTCCCGAACTCTTCCCCGTACCGCAGCCGGAAGCCGGCCGCCGCGAGCCCCACCGCCCGGTGCGGTGCGCCCTGTGCGGACGGCCCCTCACCGGCGCGGCATCACGCCGTACCGGACTCGGTCCCGCCTGCGACGCCAAGCTGCACCCGGCGGGCCCGGACATCCGGACCCGCCGTCACGAGGTGGACCAGGACACGCTGCCCGGCACCTGACCCCAAGGCCGGCCCGACGTCCCTCAGGACCGGGCTACGCGCCGTCGAGACGGCGGAACAGCCCCTCCTGGACCACGGACACCAGCAACTGCCCCTGGCGGTCGTAGATCCGGCCCCTGGCCAGCCCACGGCCACCCGTGGCGATCGGCGACTCCTGGTCGTACAGGAACCACTCGTCGGCCCGGAACGGCCGGTGGAACCACATGGCGTGATCCAGCGAGGCCATGTCGAAGCCGCGCGGCCCCCACAGCGGCTCGACGGGGATCCGCACGGCGTCCAGCAGCGTCATGTCGCTGGCGTACGTCAGCGCGCAGGTGTGCACGAGCGGATCGTCGCCCAGCGGGCCGACCGCGCGCATCCACACCGCGCTGCGCGGATCCGCGTCCTTGATCTCCTCCCGCGTCCAGCGCAGCCTGTCGACGTAACGGATGTCGAAGGGCTGCCGCCGGGCCATCCGCTCCAGCGCCTCCGGCAGGCCGCCGAGGTGCTCCCGCACCTCGTCGGCGACCGTCGGCAGCTCGTCCGGATCGGGCACGACACGGGCCGGCGGCAGCTGGTGCTCGAATCCGGCCTCCTCCGGGCGGTGGAAGGACGCCGTCAGATTGAAGATCGTCCGGCCCTGCTGCACGGCCGTGACCCGGCGCGTGGTGAAGGACCGGCCGTCCCGCACCCGCTCCACGTCGTACACGATCGGTACGCCCGGACGGCCCGGACGCAGGAAGTACGCGTGCAGGGAATGCACCGGACGGTCGCCGTCCGTCGTGCGGCCGGCGGCGACCAGCGCCTGCCCCGCGACCTGCCCGCCGAAGACCCGTTGCAGGGACTCCTCGGGACTGCGGCCGCGGAAGATGTTGACCTCGATCCGCTCCAGGTCCAGCAGATCGACCAGGCTGTCGGCGGGGTTCGTCATGCGGTTCTTCTCCACTCTCCTGGCCGGCGCGCCGTCACAGCTGGCCCACGGCCGTGACCCGGACGACCGCCCGGCCCTCCTCGTCGGAGGCCGCGAGATCGACCTCCGCACGAATTCCCCAGTCATGGTCCCCCGCAGGGTCGGCGAACGCCTGCCACACCCGCCACAGACCGTGCCCGGGGTCCTCGTCGATCTTCAGCAGCTTCGGGCCGCGCGCGTCCGGGCCCGTGCCCAGCTCCTCGTGCGCCTCCCAGTAGTCGTCCATCGCCTCGCCCCACGCGTCCTCGTCCCAGCCCGCGTCGGCGTCCAGCTCGCCGAGGTCACGGACCCGGTCGAGGGCGGCCAGCTCCACCCGGCGGAACATCGCGTTGCGCACCAGCACCCGGAAGGCGCGGGCGTTGGCCGTCACCGGCTTGACCTCGTCGGCCCGCTCCTGCGCCTGCTCGGCCGTCTCCACCTCGGGATTGGCCAGCTGCTCCCACTCGTCCAGCAGACTGGAGTCCACCTGGCGCACCATCTCGCCCAGCCAGGCGATCAGGTCCTCCAGGTCCTCGGACTTCAGGTCGTCGGGAATGGTGTGCTCAAGGGCCTTGTAGGCGCTCGCCAGATACCGCAGGACGATGCCCTCGGTACGGGCCAGCTCGTAGTTCGAGGTGAACTCCGTGAAGGTCATGGCCCGTTCGTACATGTCGCGGATCACCGACTTCGGCGACACCGGGTGGTCACCGACCCACGGGTGGCTGGTGCGGTACACGTCGTAGGCGTGCCAGAGCAGCTCGCTCAACGGCTTGGGATACGTGACCTCCTGGAGCCGCTCCATCCGCTCCTCGTACTCGACGCCGTCCGCCTTCATCTGCCCGACGGCCTCACCCCGCGCCTTGTTCTGCTGGGCGGCAAGGATCTGCCGGGGGTCGTCGAGCGTCGACTCGACGACCGAGACCATGTCCAGGGCGTACGACGGCGATTCGGCGTCCAGCAGGTCGAAGGCGGCCAGCGCGAAGGTGGACAGCGGCTGGTTGAGCGCGAAGTCCTGCTGGAGGTCGACCGTGAGCCGCACGATCCGGCCGTCGGCATCGGGCGTGTCGAGCTGCTCCACGACACCGCCGTCGAGCAGCGACCGGTAGATCGCGATGGCGCGGCGGATGTGCCGCAGCTGTGCCCGGCGCGGCTCGTGGTTGTCCTCCAGCAGATGCCGCATCGCCTCGAAGGCGTTGCCCGGGCGCGCGATCACCGAGAGCAGCATCGTGTGGGTGACCCGGAACCGCGAGGTCAGTGGCTCGGGATCGGACTGGATCAGCTTGTCGAAGGTGGTCTCCGACCACGCGACGAAGCCCTCGGGGGCCTTCTTGCGGACCACCTTGCGCTTCTTCTTGGGATCGTCGCCCGCCTTCTTGACGGCCTTCTCGTTCTCGATGACGTGCTCGGGGGCCTGCGCCACGACGAAACCGGCCGTGTCGAAGCCGGCCCGGCCCGCGCGGCCCGCGATCTGGTGGAACTCGCGGGCGCGCAGCGTGCGCACCCGGGTGCCGTCGTACTTCGTGAGCGCGGTGAACAGCACCGTGCGGATGGGCACGTTGACGCCGACGCCCAGCGTGTCCGTCCCGCAGATGACCTTCAGCAGGCCCGCCTGGGCGAGCTTCTCCACGAGCCGCCGGTACTTGGGGAGCATCCCCGCGTGGTGCACCCCGATCCCGTGGCGCACGTAGCGGGAGAGGTTCTGGCCGAACTTGGTGGTGAAGCGGAAGTTGCCGATCAGGTCGGCGATCTTCTCCTTCTCCTCCTTCGTGCACATGTTGATGCTCATCAGCGACTGCGCCCGCTCCACCGCCGCTGCCTGCGTGAAGTGCACGATGTAGACGGGCGACTGCCGGGTGTCCAGGAGCTCGGTGAGCGTCTCCGTGATCGGCGTCAGCCGGTACTCATAGCTCAGCGGGACCGGGCGCGTCGCCGAGCGCACCACGGAGGTCGGACGGCCGGTGCGGCGGGTCAGGTCCTCCTCGAACATCTTGACGTCGCCGAGGGTCGCCGACATCAGCACGAACTGGGCCTGCGGGAGCTCCAGGATCGGGATCTGCCAGGCCCAGCCGCGGTCCGGCTCCGCGTAGAAGTGGAACTCGTCCATCACGACCTGGCCGATGTCGGCGTACTTGCCGTCACGCAGCGCGATCGAGGCGAGGACCTCGGCGGTACAGGCGATGACCGGGGCGTCGGCGTTGACCGAGGCGTCCCCGGTCAGCATGCCGACGTTCTCCGTGCCGAAGAGCTTGCACAGGTCGAAGAACTTCTCCGAGACCAGGGCCTTGATCGGGGCGGTGTAGAAGGTGACCTTGTCCTGGGCCAGCGCCGTGAAGTGCGCACCCGCGGCGACCAGGCTCTTCCCGGAGCCCGTGGGGGTGGAAAGGATCACGTTGGCCCCGGAGACCACCTCGATCAGCGCCTCCTCCTGAGCCGGATAGAGGGCGATCCCCTGCGATTCGGTCCATGACGAGAAGGCCTCGAAGAGGGCGTCCGGGTCGGCGGTCGGCGGGAGCTGATCGATAAGGGTCACGCCCCCATCTTGCCTGCCTCCTGCCCGGATGAGGGAACCGGAGCATCCGGTGAAGATCACGGACGATACGCTGCCCACTCAACTCGGCCGCCTCGCACAGACATCGGCGGCCCGGCCGGAACACCCGGCCGAATCACGATGGGGGCGGGAAGAACCATGATGGGACCGGCACACTCACTGTCAGGGGCGGCAGCCTGGCTGGGGGTGGGTGCCGCGGCCGCCGCCGCGGGCCACACGATGCCCTGGCCCGTCCTGGTCGTCGGAGCCCTGATCACCGCGGGCGCGGCGCTCGCCCCGGACCTCGACCACAAGTCGGCCACCATCTCCCGCGCCTTCGGCCCCGTGTCCAAGACACTCTGCGAAGTCGTCGACAAGCTCTCCTACGCCGTCTACAAGGCGACCAAGGGAGCCGGGGACCCCCGCAGGACCGGCGGACACCGCACCCTCACCCACACCTGGCTCTGGGCCGTGCTGATCGGCGCGGGATGCTCCGTGGCGGCGATCACCGGCGGCCGGTGGGCGGTCCTCGCCATCCTCTTCGTGCACCTCGTGCTCGCCGTCGAAGGGCTGCTGTGGCGGGCGGCCCGCGTCTCCAGCGACGTCCTGGTCTGGCTGCTCGGCGCGACCAGCGCATGGATCCTGGCGGGCGTACTGGACCAGCCCGGCAACGGCTCCGGCTGGCTGTTCGACGCGCCCGGCCAGGAGTACATGTGGCTCGGACTGCCCATCGTCCTCGGCGCCCTCGTGCACGACATCGGTGACGCGCTCACGGTCTCCGGCTGCCCGATCCTGTGGCCCATACCGATGGGCCGCAAGCGCTGGTACCCCCTCGGCCCGCCGAAGTTCATGCGCTTCCGGGCCGGCAGCTGGGTCGAGATCAAGGTGCTGATGCCCGCCTTCATGATCCTCGGGGGAGTGGGCGCCGCCGCGGCCCTCAACGTCATCTGACGGCCTTCGAAGCGCCCGGGGGGCGGTGAAGCCCTCGGCGTAGCACGATGGCCGCATGCTGCTCGCCAGGATCGCCCACGTGTCCCTGGAGGTCGCCGCGACCTCGGCCCGGAACCGGAAGACCGCCCTGCTGGCCGGGCTCTTCCGGGACGCCGGGCCGGACGACGTCCCGGTCGTGATCCCTTACCTCGCGGGCCGCCTTCCGCAGGGGCGACTCGGGATCGGGTGGAGCACCCTGCGCGTCCCGGTGACGCCCGCCGGCGAACCCACGCTGACCGTTGCGGGGACGAACGCCGAACTCACCGCAATCGGCGCCCTGAGCGGCCCGGGCTCGCAGGCCGCACGCAAGGAACGCCTGACCCGGCTGCTGGGCGCGGCCACCGCGGACGAACAGTACTTCCTGCGTGGACTGCTCACCGGAGAGGTGCGCCAGGGAGCGCTGGACGCCGTCGCCGTCGACGCCCTGGCGGACGCCGCCGGGGCACCTCCCGCGGACGTGCGGCGCGCGGTCATGCTCGCCGGATCGCTGGGTCCCGTCGCCCGTACGCTGCTCGCGGAGGGCCCCGGAGCCCTCGCCTCCTTCCGGCTCACCGTCGGCCGGCCGGTCCAGCCCATGCTCGCCCACACGGCCCGCTCGGTGCTCGAGGCGATCGACCGGCTCGGGCCCTGCGTCGTCGAGGAGAAGCTGGACGGCATCCGCGTGCAGGTGCACCGCGACGGGCCGCAGGTACGCGTCTACACCCGCGCGCTCGACGACATCACCGACCGGCTCCCCGAAGTCGCCGCGGCCGTGAGCCGCTTCCACGCCGAACGGTTCATCCTCGACGGCGAGGCGATCGCCCTGGGGGCCGACGGAAGACCGAGGCCGTTCCAGGAGACCGCCGGACGGGTGGGCTCCCGGCGGGACGTCGCCACCGCGGCGGACGCCGTCCCGGTGGTCCCGGTGTTCTTCGACGTGCTGTCCGTGGACGGACGGGACCTCCTCGACCTCCCCTTCTCCGAACGCCACCGGGATCTGGCCGCACTGGTCCCCGAGGAGATGCGCGTACGGCGCGTCGCCGTGGAGTACCCCGCCGACGAGCGCCGGCGGTCGGCTGCCTTGGCGTTCTCCGAGGACACCCTGGTCCGCGGGCACGAGGGAGTGGTGGTCAAGGGCACGGCGGCGCCCTACAGCGCGGGCCGGCGCGGGGCCTCCTGGCTGAAGGTGAAGCCCGTGCACACCCTGGACCTGGTCGTGCTGGCCGCCGAATGGGGTCACGGCAGACGCACCGGGAAGCTCTCCAACCTGCATCTGGGCGCGCGCAGGGACGACGGCACGTTCGCGATGCTGGGCAAGACCTTCAAGGGGCTCACGGACACCATGCTCAGCTGGCAGACCGAACGCCTCCGGGAGTTGGCCACCAGGGACGACGGACACGTGGTGACGGTGCGCCCGGAACTGGTCGTGGAGATCGCCTACGACGGGCTCCAGAGCTCCACCCGCTACCCGGCCGGTGTCACGCTGCGGTTCGCCCGCGTCTTGCGCTACCGCGAGGACAAGAGCGCCGAGGAAGCGGACACGGTCGGCACGGTCCTGTCCCGTCGGACATGACCCGGCAGGTTCCTCTCCGCAGGGCATGCCCCCGGCCCCCTCCCCCGGCGGATGCCGGGGGAGGGGGCCGGGAAGGCAGGCTCAGCCGCGGGCGTCCGCCCCCGCCGTGTGGGCTCGGATCTCCTCCGGCGTGAGATAGGCGTCGGTGTACTCGAAGTCGCGCAGGGTGGCCTGCTTACGGGCCTGGAAGCCCGTCCGCACGAAATCGTCACCGGCGATCGCGTTGAGCAGCCAGTTGGTCATGACCCGGGTCTTGGCGACGTTCGTCCGCAGCGCCGCCCAGTGGTAGCCGCGCGCCGCGGCCTGGGCCGGCAGGCCCCTCAACTCGATGCCCAGGGGCTTCGAGACGGCGTCCCGGCCGCCGAGGTCCACGACCAGGCCCAGGTCCTTGTGCACGTACGGCTGCAGCGGACGGCCGCGCAGGGAGGCGATGATGTTGTCCGCCAGCTTGCGGCCCTGGCGCATCGCGTGCTGGGCCGTGGGCGGGCAGATCGCCCCGTCCCCCTTGGCCAGGTCCGGCACCGCGGCCGCGTCGCCGAGCGCGAACACCCCGTCCGCGCCGGGCAGGCTCATCTCCGGAGTCACCGCGAGCCGTCCCCGCACGGTCTCGGCGTCGAGGGTCGCGACCAGTGGACTCGCCGCTACCCCCGCGGTCCAGATCAGCGTGCGGCACGGCAGCACCCGGCCGTCCGTGAACGTCACCTTGTCCGGCCCCGCCTCCGCCACGGAGACACCCAGCGAGACCTCGATCCCACGCTTGCGCAGGATCTCCAGGGCACTGAGACCGAGCTTGTCGCCGAGCTCCGGCATGAGCTTCGGCGCGATGTCGATCAGATGCCACTTGATCAGCCCGGGGTCCAGCCTGGGGTAGTGCTTCACGGCGTTGCTGGTGAGCAGCTGCAGACACGCGGCCGTCTCCGTGCCGGCGTACCCGCCGCCCACCACCACGAACTGCAGCCGGGACGCGCGCTCCTCCTCGTCGTGACTGGCGTCGGCCAGATCGAGCTGGGAGATGACGTGGTCCCGGATGTAGGCGGCCTCGGCCAGGGTCTTCATGCCCCGGGCGTTGTCGACCAGCCCCGGGATGTCGAAGGTCCGGGTGACGCTGCCTGCGGCCAGCACGATGTAGTCGTACGGCTCGTTGACGATCTCGTCCGTGATCTTCCGGACGACACAGACCTTCGCCTTCGTGTCCACCCCGATGGCCCCGCCGGGCACGATCCGGGTGCGGTGGCGCCGGCTGCGGCGCAAGGACACGGCGACCGACTGGGGGGTCAGCACCCCGGAGGCGACCTGTGGGAGCAACGGCAGGTAGAGCTGGTACGAGAACGGGGTGACGAGCGCGATGTCCGCTTCGCCGGGAGCGAGACTGCGCTCCAGCCGGCGTACGCACTCGACCCCGGCAAAGCCGGCGCCGACAACGAGAATCCTGGGTCGTGCCACGGTGTGCGTCCCTTCTCGGGCTTACGCGGTCATCGCTCGCCTGCCCCGTATCCGGAGCCAGTCACTCCCTCATCCTCACCGCAGGGGACGGAGTCCGCCTCTTGTGCGACGGCCGGCGGGTCGCCGCACAGGAGGCGGAGCGGGGAACCGCCGCTCAGCCGTGCCAGGAACGCCACAGCGCCGCGTAGGCGCCGCCCGCGGCCACCAGCTCGTCATGGCTGCCCAGTTCGCTGATCCTGCCGTCCTCGACCACCGCGATCACATCCGCGTCGTGCGCGGTGTGCAGCCGGTGTGCGATCGCGACCACCGTACGGCCGTCCAGCACCCGCGCCAGCGAACGCTCCAGATGACGGGCCGCCCGGGGATCGAGCAGCGAGGTCGCCTCGTCCAGCACCAGCGTGTGCGGGTCCGCCAGGACCAGACGGGCCAGGGCGATCTGCTGCGCCTGCGCCGGGGTGAGGGCCAGACCGCCCGAGCCGACCTCGGCGTCCAGGCCGTCGTCGAGGGCCTTCGCCCAGCCGTCCGCGTCCACCGCGGCGAGGGAGGCCCACAGCTCCGCGTCCTCGGCGTCCGTCCGGGCGAGCAGGAGGTTGTCGCGGAGGGAACCCACGAACACATGGTGCTCCTGGTTGACGAGAGCCACATGCGTCCGCACGCGCTCCGCCGTCATCCGCGACAGTTCGGCGCCGCCCAGCGACACCGAACCGGCCCGGGGCGCGTAGATCCCGGCCAGCAGCCGTCCCAGCGTGGACTTGCCCGCGCCGGACGGTCCGACCAGGGCCAGGCGCGTCCCCGGCGCCACATCCAGCGACACCCGGTGCAGGACGTCGACGCCCGCGCGGTAGCCGAAGCGCACCTCCTCGGCCCGCACCTCCCGGCCGTCGGGGTCGACGAGGTCGTCCCCGGCGTCGGGCTCGATCTCCCGCACACCGACGAGCCTGGCCAGGGACACCTGGGCCACCTGCAACTCGTCGTACCAGCGCAGGATCAGACCGATGGGGTCCACCATCATCTGGGCCAGGAGCGCCCCGGTCGTCAGCTGGCCGACGGTGATCCAGTCCTCCATCACGAACCAGCCGCCCAGCAGCAGCACCGCGCCGAGGATCGTCACGTACGTGGTGTTGATGACGGGGAAGAGCACCGAACGCAGGAACAGGGTGTACCGCTCCCAGGCCGTCCACTCCGCGACCCGGCGGTCCGACAACGCCACCCTTCGGGCCCCCAGGCGGTGGGACTCGACGGTCCGTCCGGCATCCACGGTCTCCGCGAGGGCGGCAGCGACCGCCGCGTACCCGGCGGCTTCCGAACGGTACGCGGAGGGCGCCCGCCGGAAGTACCAGCGGCAGCCGACGACCAGCACCGGCAGCGCGATCAGTACCGAGAGTGCCAAGGGCGGGGCGGTCACGGTCAGCGCGCCGAGCAGCAGCCCGGCCCAGACGACACCGATCGCCAGTTGCGGCACGGCCTCACGCATCGCGTTGGCCAGCCGGTCGATGTCCGTCGTGATCCTGGACAGCAGATCCCCGGTCCCGGCCCGCTCCAGGACCCCTGGCGGCAGCCCGACCGACCGCACGAGGAAGTCCTCGCGCAGATCGGCGAGCATCTCCTCGCCGAGCATGGCCCCGCGCAACCGCATCGTCCGGGTGAACACGGTCTGCACGACCAGCGCCAGCGCGAACACCGCGGCGGTGCGTTCCAGATGGAGGTCGGTGACTCCGTTCGACAGGTCCTCGACCAGCCCGCCGAGCAGGTACGGGCCGGTGATCGACGCGATCACGGCGACGGCGTTGACCGCGACGAGTACCGCGAAGGGTCTGCGGTGACGCCGCAGCAGGGCGTGCACGTACGCCCGGACGGTCGTCGGCGTGCCGACCGGCAGGGTCGTCGCGGACCGCGGTGCGGCCGGGTCGTACTCCGGTGGTGCCAGGCCGATCATGCTCGCTCCTCGATTTCCTCGGCGGCCGCACGGGCCGGCCGCAGGCCGTCGACCGTGGTGGGCCCGTCCTGTCCGGCCGCTTCCACGGCCTCCTCCTCGGTCTCACGGGTCACGACGGCCCGGTACAGGGGTTCGTGCCGAAGCAGTCCCCGGTGGGTCCCCGCAGCCACGACGGTGCCCCCGTGCACGAGGACGACGCGGTCCGCGAGGTCCAGCAGCAGGGGCGACGAGGCGAACGCCACCGTCGTACGGCCCCGGCGCAGCTGCTCGATGCCGGCGGCCACCCTGGCCTCCGTGTGCGAGTCCACGGCGGACGTCGGTTCGTCCAGCACGAGCACCTGCGGGTCGGTCACCAGGGAACGGGCCAGTGCGAGCCGCTGGCGCTGACCACCCGACAGCGACCTGCCGCGCTCGGTGATCCGGGTGTTCATCGGGTCGCCGTCCGCGTCGACGGACGCTTGGGCCAAGGCGTCCAGCACGTCACCGCAGCGGGCCGCGGCGAGCGCGTCCCCGGCCGTCACGTCACCCGACGACGGTACGTCCAGCAGCTCCCGCAGCGTCCCGGAGAGCAGCACCGGGTCCTTGTCCTGCACGAGCACCGCGGCCCGTGCCGAGTCGAGCGGCAGGTCGTCCAGAGGGACCCCGCCGAGCAGCACCGAGGCAACCGGCCCGGACGCCTCGTCCTGCTCGGCGTGGCCGCCGAGCCGTTCCGCCAGACGACCCGCCTCGTCGGGATCGCCGCAGACCACGGCGGTGAAGAGGCCCTGCGGCGCCATCAGCCCGGTCACCGGGTCGTAGAGATCGCCCCCGGACACCTCGGCATCCGCCGTCGCCGGGCGAGTGCCGCGCCGCAGGGACAGCACACGGACCGCGCGCTGTGCGGACGGCCGTGAGAAGGAGTACGCCATGGCGATCTCCTCCACGTTGCGCAGCGGGAACAGCATCAGGGTCGCCGCGCTGTACACGGTGACCAGCTGACCGACGTCGATCCGGCCGTCCCGGGCGAGCGTCGCCCCGTACCAGACCAGGGAGATCAGCAGAACTCCCGGCAGGAACACCTGGATCGCCGAGATGAGAGCCCACATCCGGGCACTGCGCACGGCGGCCTTCCGGACCTCCTGGGACGCGCGGCGGTAACGTCCGAGGAACAGCTCCTCGCCGCCGATGCCCCGCAGTACCCGCAGCCCGGCGACCGTGTCGGAGGCCAGCTCCGTGGCCTTGCCCGCCTTCTCGCGCTGCAGATCCGCCCGGCGGGTGGCCCGGGGGAGCAGCGGCAGGACGG
Proteins encoded in this window:
- a CDS encoding ABC transporter ATP-binding protein, translating into MQIRDLPYTDPGDPDVRSGPRFLFWLGRSQIHGQLKSLAWGLLHHCAIAGLPLAVGLSVQAVIDRSGRDLVVAGVLLVVLGVLISVGDTMLHRTAVTNWITAAARVQQLLARRTAELGSALTRRVAAGEVVAVSTGDVEKIGWFVEALSRFLAAATALVLICVGLVLYLPSLGVLVAVATPVLALAVLPLLPRATRRADLQREKAGKATELASDTVAGLRVLRGIGGEELFLGRYRRASQEVRKAAVRSARMWALISAIQVFLPGVLLISLVWYGATLARDGRIDVGQLVTVYSAATLMLFPLRNVEEIAMAYSFSRPSAQRAVRVLSLRRGTRPATADAEVSGGDLYDPVTGLMAPQGLFTAVVCGDPDEAGRLAERLGGHAEQDEASGPVASVLLGGVPLDDLPLDSARAAVLVQDKDPVLLSGTLRELLDVPSSGDVTAGDALAAARCGDVLDALAQASVDADGDPMNTRITERGRSLSGGQRQRLALARSLVTDPQVLVLDEPTSAVDSHTEARVAAGIEQLRRGRTTVAFASSPLLLDLADRVVLVHGGTVVAAGTHRGLLRHEPLYRAVVTRETEEEAVEAAGQDGPTTVDGLRPARAAAEEIEERA